In Epilithonimonas zeae, a single window of DNA contains:
- a CDS encoding glycosyltransferase family 9 protein, with the protein MKRILAYRFSAFGDVAMTVPVCVEFLEQNPDVEIVFVSRDNFKDLFDKHPRLKFQGVSFDDYKGIFGIRKLTKHLIKQFNPDYVADLHDVIRTKMINSIFFRHGYKIFQIDKGKEEKERLTDVWNLDKFPLKRTVERYADVFRRMGFNVELSHQLRNQSDNKKDIGFAPFAQHKGKMMPEEKSFELARILARTHKVYFFGGGKEENEILTKWEKQIPNTHSLSGKLTLKEELQKISELELMISMDSANMHLASLMGTRCISVWGSTHHYAGFLGYGQSEDDIVHVKDLSCRPCSVFGDKACFRGDYACLEELDIQKIIDKV; encoded by the coding sequence GTGAAAAGAATTCTGGCATATCGTTTTTCGGCATTCGGAGATGTAGCAATGACAGTTCCTGTCTGTGTGGAGTTTCTAGAGCAGAATCCTGATGTAGAAATTGTATTCGTCAGCAGGGACAATTTCAAAGACCTTTTTGACAAACATCCACGACTGAAATTCCAAGGAGTCAGTTTCGATGACTACAAAGGTATTTTCGGAATCAGAAAACTGACAAAACATTTAATCAAGCAATTTAATCCAGATTATGTTGCCGACCTTCACGATGTGATTAGAACGAAAATGATTAATTCCATTTTCTTCAGGCACGGTTACAAAATTTTTCAAATTGATAAAGGAAAGGAAGAGAAAGAGCGACTGACAGATGTTTGGAATCTTGATAAATTTCCTTTGAAAAGAACCGTTGAACGTTATGCGGATGTTTTCAGGAGAATGGGATTTAATGTTGAATTATCTCATCAGCTAAGAAATCAATCTGATAATAAAAAAGATATTGGTTTCGCACCTTTTGCCCAACACAAAGGGAAAATGATGCCTGAAGAAAAATCTTTTGAATTGGCAAGAATTCTTGCAAGAACTCACAAAGTCTATTTTTTTGGTGGTGGAAAAGAGGAAAACGAAATTCTCACAAAATGGGAAAAACAAATTCCCAACACCCATAGCTTGTCCGGGAAATTGACACTTAAGGAAGAATTGCAAAAAATATCCGAGTTAGAATTGATGATTTCTATGGACTCGGCGAATATGCATTTGGCCAGTTTGATGGGAACAAGATGTATCTCCGTTTGGGGTTCTACTCATCATTATGCAGGCTTTTTGGGCTACGGACAAAGTGAAGATGACATTGTCCACGTTAAAGATTTGTCCTGCAGACCTTGCTCTGTTTTTGGTGATAAAGCATGTTTCCGGGGCGATTATGCTTGTCTTGAGGAATTAGACATTCAGAAAATTATAGACAAAGTATGA